In Sphingobacteriaceae bacterium, the following proteins share a genomic window:
- a CDS encoding (2Fe-2S)-binding protein, with protein MENQTHAHASGEKITAGAHDTFWVNSSEPLVFRKLEENLETDVVIVGGGIAGMSVAYNLVKSGKKVVLVEDGFIGSGETGRTTAHLVTALDDRYYELERMFGKKKTALIAESHSKAINFVEETVKSEHISCDFERVDGFLFLHPSDSEDSLYKELEAARNAGVGVSIVDEVPGIEKYKGQALRFESQAQFHPLKYLKGLSKVIESKGGRIYTNTHAKEVDHTGIVTDEGFRVNAKHVVVATNSPVNNSFTMHLKQYAYRTYVIATKIKKGSLPKALWWDSGDFDVNENIPPYHYIRTQGFDDTHDLLIIGGEDHAVGLADVEGKTEEQRYKLLEDWAKQFFEINEIVYQWSGQVLEPMDGVAYIGKNPFDKQTIYIVTGDSGNGMTHATIAGTLITDLINGVENKFEALYNPSRIKPFTAGSVFFKEFIGGLKTYNAAKKRDIEKSELSFLEKNQGKIMDLDGKKFGVFRDESNNVHFVGAECTHLQCMVRWNNDEKSWDCPCHGSRFSHEGKVLNGPANSDLPYHKETNE; from the coding sequence ATGGAAAACCAAACACATGCACATGCTTCCGGCGAAAAAATAACTGCTGGGGCTCACGATACATTCTGGGTTAATTCTTCTGAACCTTTAGTGTTCAGAAAATTGGAGGAAAACCTGGAAACAGATGTAGTGATCGTAGGTGGTGGAATAGCCGGGATGAGCGTGGCCTATAATCTTGTTAAGTCTGGCAAAAAGGTAGTTTTAGTAGAAGATGGTTTTATTGGCAGCGGTGAAACAGGAAGAACTACTGCTCATTTGGTCACCGCTTTAGATGACCGGTATTACGAACTCGAACGCATGTTTGGAAAAAAGAAGACGGCATTAATTGCAGAAAGTCATAGCAAGGCAATAAATTTTGTAGAAGAGACCGTAAAAAGCGAACACATCTCCTGTGACTTTGAGAGAGTGGATGGATTTCTGTTTTTACACCCAAGTGACAGTGAAGACTCTCTGTATAAAGAGCTGGAGGCTGCTCGCAATGCAGGAGTGGGAGTGAGTATTGTAGATGAAGTACCCGGAATTGAAAAATACAAAGGCCAGGCACTACGATTTGAAAGTCAGGCACAGTTTCATCCGTTAAAGTATTTAAAGGGTTTGAGTAAGGTTATTGAAAGTAAAGGAGGAAGGATCTATACCAATACCCACGCAAAGGAAGTTGATCATACGGGCATCGTTACCGATGAGGGTTTCCGTGTAAATGCAAAGCATGTTGTGGTTGCTACTAATTCTCCTGTAAATAACAGCTTCACCATGCATTTAAAGCAGTATGCTTACCGTACTTATGTTATCGCCACTAAAATTAAAAAAGGCAGTCTACCAAAAGCTTTATGGTGGGATAGTGGAGATTTTGATGTAAACGAAAACATACCTCCTTATCATTATATACGAACTCAAGGTTTTGATGATACACATGATCTTTTAATTATTGGTGGTGAAGACCATGCTGTGGGCCTTGCAGACGTGGAGGGCAAAACAGAAGAGCAACGCTATAAACTTTTAGAAGACTGGGCAAAACAATTTTTCGAAATAAACGAAATTGTTTACCAATGGTCGGGCCAGGTGCTGGAGCCCATGGATGGTGTAGCATATATCGGAAAAAATCCTTTTGATAAGCAAACTATTTACATTGTGACGGGTGATTCGGGTAATGGGATGACACATGCAACTATTGCAGGCACTTTGATTACAGATCTTATAAATGGTGTTGAAAATAAATTCGAAGCGCTTTACAATCCTTCGCGCATAAAACCTTTTACCGCAGGTTCGGTATTTTTTAAAGAATTTATCGGTGGCTTAAAAACGTATAATGCGGCGAAAAAACGGGATATTGAGAAGAGTGAACTCTCTTTTCTAGAGAAAAATCAGGGGAAAATAATGGACCTCGATGGGAAAAAATTTGGTGTTTTTCGTGATGAATCGAACAATGTACATTTTGTAGGAGCAGAATGCACTCACTTACAATGTATGGTAAGGTGGAACAACGATGAGAAAAGTTGGGATTGTCCCTGCCATGGTAGCCGCTTCTCACACGAGGGAAAGGTTTTAAATGGGCCTGCAAATAGCGATTTACCCTACCACAAAGAAACTAACGAATAA
- a CDS encoding hybrid sensor histidine kinase/response regulator: protein MPPKILLVDDREDNLMSIEAILGTERYQFVKANSGKQTLKILLHEHDFALILMDVQMPNMNGFETASLIYEREKLKHIPIIFITANNFGEESIFQGYKSGAVDYIYKPINSDLLRAKVNVFVDLYRKNHMLLMQEQTLKSINKSLEGEINERKASEEKIQELNHKLLQNIERLESANKELDRFAFMASHDLQEPLRKIITFSDRLSSKYSNKIDDEADMYINRIQTAAERMRILIKDILALSKIVADKNSFIETNLNALVNEVLGEMELGIKEKEAKILVEKLPPLYVNPSLIRSLFQNLISNSLKYSRKNIKPIIRISSEISFERTNIETNEKAKYCRIHITDNGIGFDQKDSEQIFSIFKRLHFNSEFEGTGIGLAICKKITDQHNGFISARSKINEGSTFIVSLPVVTPLN from the coding sequence ATGCCACCGAAAATACTCTTAGTTGATGACCGGGAAGACAATCTGATGTCTATTGAAGCTATTCTGGGCACCGAACGTTATCAGTTTGTAAAAGCAAATTCGGGAAAACAGACTTTAAAAATCCTGTTGCATGAACATGACTTTGCCTTGATATTAATGGACGTTCAGATGCCTAATATGAATGGTTTTGAGACAGCCTCTTTAATTTATGAAAGAGAAAAGCTCAAACATATTCCTATTATTTTTATAACGGCAAATAATTTTGGAGAAGAAAGTATTTTCCAGGGATATAAAAGCGGCGCGGTGGATTATATTTACAAGCCCATAAACTCTGATCTTCTCAGGGCCAAGGTGAATGTCTTTGTAGACCTCTATCGCAAGAACCATATGCTATTAATGCAGGAGCAAACCTTAAAAAGCATTAATAAAAGTCTTGAAGGAGAAATAAATGAGCGCAAAGCATCCGAAGAAAAAATTCAGGAGCTCAATCACAAATTGCTCCAGAATATTGAGCGTCTCGAATCTGCTAACAAAGAGTTGGATCGTTTTGCCTTTATGGCCTCACACGATTTACAGGAACCTTTACGAAAGATTATAACCTTCAGTGACCGCCTTTCCTCTAAATATTCTAACAAAATTGACGACGAGGCTGACATGTATATCAATCGCATTCAAACAGCTGCAGAGCGAATGCGTATTTTGATCAAAGACATTCTTGCTTTGTCGAAGATTGTAGCAGATAAAAACTCGTTTATTGAAACCAACCTGAACGCGCTGGTTAATGAGGTGCTCGGAGAAATGGAACTGGGCATTAAAGAAAAAGAAGCGAAGATCCTGGTTGAAAAATTACCACCGTTATACGTAAATCCTTCCCTCATACGTTCTCTTTTTCAGAATTTGATCAGTAACTCTCTAAAATATTCGCGCAAAAATATAAAACCGATTATTCGCATTAGTTCTGAAATTAGTTTTGAACGAACGAATATAGAAACCAATGAAAAGGCAAAGTACTGCAGAATTCATATCACGGATAACGGTATAGGATTTGACCAGAAAGATTCCGAACAAATTTTCAGCATCTTTAAACGCTTGCATTTTAACAGCGAATTTGAAGGAACAGGTATTGGCCTTGCTATCTGTAAAAAAATCACCGATCAGCACAATGGGTTTATTTCAGCGCGCAGTAAAATAAACGAAGGTTCCACATTTATTGTTTCTTTACCGGTTGTTACGCCCTTAAACTGA